One genomic region from Candidatus Neomarinimicrobiota bacterium encodes:
- a CDS encoding insulinase family protein, whose amino-acid sequence MFKKSLIISLFATIFMVGCEQKADTPFNIEYEKYTLDNGLTVILHEDKSDPIIGVAIQYHVGSNREIPGRTGFAHLFEHMLFQESQHVGQDQFFKKIQNVGGTLNGGTNKDGTVYYEVVPKNALETVLWMESDRMGWLLSTVTQLAFENQQEVVQNEKRQRVDNRPYGHGDYVVIKNLYPEDHPYNWTTIGELEDLQNATLTDVRSFYEEWYGPNNATMVIAGDINKKEVKKLVEKYFGEIKAGPDNGNPEPMPVELSKTKKLYHEDNFARSPRLSMVFPTVDQKHFDAPALELLGQLMGDGKKAPLYKVIVEEKKLASNLYSYSGTQEIAGTFNIVVDGFPTSSLTDVENAVHESFARFESDSFTAEDLARLKAKYETGFYQGISSVLGKGFQLAHYNEYYGSPDAIASELQKVLDVNMSDVKRVFEKYIKSQNYILTSFVPKGKVDLVAEGSVLFPISEEKIVKNVTKEAGTGDMDVSEIPSTFDRSVEPVDGPQPRLNLPKIWQHDYDKGISLYGAKHDELPLISFGIQIDGGMLLDEPNKIGVANLITDMLMEGTANKTPVELEEAIDALGSSIRMVTRAQSINIEATTLKRNFDATLALVEEILFEPRWDATEFDRIKRETAESIKRRAAVPSSIASNVYNKLIYGDHILANATVGTVESVEAIQLDDLKSYYNANFSADLANVSIVGNISRSEAVKVFKGLVDGWDAKEVSFPEYKLPVPNKNATVYFVDVPNAKQSEIRIGYLGLARTDPDFFPATVMNMKLGGNF is encoded by the coding sequence ATGTTTAAAAAATCACTAATAATTAGCTTATTTGCGACCATTTTTATGGTTGGTTGTGAACAGAAAGCAGATACACCATTTAATATTGAATATGAGAAATATACACTTGATAATGGGTTGACCGTTATCCTCCATGAAGATAAGTCAGATCCCATTATTGGTGTAGCCATCCAATACCATGTTGGATCCAATCGTGAAATACCCGGCCGAACCGGCTTTGCTCACCTTTTTGAACACATGTTGTTCCAAGAATCCCAGCACGTAGGACAAGACCAATTCTTTAAGAAAATTCAAAATGTCGGTGGTACCCTCAACGGCGGTACTAACAAAGATGGTACAGTATATTATGAAGTTGTTCCCAAAAATGCGCTAGAAACTGTCCTTTGGATGGAATCAGACCGGATGGGCTGGCTCCTCTCTACCGTAACACAACTTGCTTTTGAGAATCAACAGGAAGTGGTCCAAAATGAAAAACGGCAGCGTGTGGATAACCGTCCTTACGGCCACGGAGATTATGTGGTAATTAAAAATTTATATCCTGAAGACCATCCCTACAACTGGACAACAATTGGTGAATTGGAAGATCTTCAAAATGCAACACTAACAGATGTTCGCTCATTCTATGAAGAATGGTATGGCCCAAATAATGCAACTATGGTAATTGCCGGTGATATAAATAAAAAAGAAGTAAAAAAACTGGTTGAAAAATATTTTGGCGAAATTAAAGCAGGTCCAGACAATGGTAACCCCGAACCCATGCCTGTTGAATTAAGCAAAACTAAAAAGTTATACCACGAAGATAATTTCGCCCGTTCCCCCCGTCTTTCTATGGTCTTTCCTACGGTTGATCAAAAACATTTTGATGCTCCCGCATTAGAACTTTTGGGACAATTAATGGGCGATGGTAAAAAGGCGCCTTTGTATAAAGTTATTGTTGAAGAAAAGAAACTGGCATCAAATCTATATTCTTACAGCGGTACCCAAGAAATTGCAGGAACATTTAATATTGTTGTCGATGGGTTTCCAACCTCAAGTCTTACCGATGTTGAAAATGCCGTTCACGAATCATTTGCCCGATTTGAAAGTGATAGCTTTACTGCAGAAGACCTTGCTCGTCTAAAAGCCAAATATGAAACCGGTTTCTACCAAGGCATTTCCTCTGTTCTTGGCAAAGGATTTCAATTGGCCCATTATAATGAATATTATGGTTCTCCCGATGCTATAGCGAGTGAACTCCAAAAGGTCCTCGATGTAAACATGAGTGACGTAAAACGGGTGTTTGAAAAATACATTAAAAGCCAAAATTATATATTGACTAGTTTTGTCCCTAAAGGGAAAGTCGATCTTGTGGCTGAAGGATCTGTCCTTTTTCCAATTTCGGAAGAAAAGATTGTTAAAAATGTAACCAAAGAAGCTGGAACAGGCGACATGGATGTATCTGAAATTCCATCTACATTCGACCGTTCCGTTGAACCGGTAGATGGACCACAACCTCGTTTAAATCTCCCAAAAATCTGGCAGCATGATTATGATAAAGGTATATCCCTTTATGGTGCCAAACATGATGAACTGCCCTTGATCAGCTTCGGCATTCAAATTGATGGCGGTATGTTGTTGGACGAACCCAACAAAATTGGCGTTGCAAATCTCATTACCGATATGCTAATGGAAGGTACGGCCAACAAAACACCGGTTGAACTTGAAGAAGCTATCGATGCGCTCGGTTCTTCTATCAGGATGGTTACAAGGGCACAATCCATTAATATCGAAGCCACAACGCTAAAACGAAATTTTGATGCAACGTTGGCCTTAGTAGAAGAGATCCTCTTTGAACCCCGTTGGGATGCCACAGAATTTGACCGTATCAAACGGGAAACAGCAGAATCAATTAAAAGAAGAGCCGCTGTCCCCTCATCAATTGCATCCAATGTATATAACAAATTAATCTATGGCGATCATATTTTAGCTAACGCCACAGTAGGAACGGTTGAATCGGTTGAGGCAATACAACTGGATGATTTGAAAAGCTACTATAATGCCAATTTCTCTGCCGACCTGGCTAATGTTAGCATTGTAGGAAATATCAGCCGGAGTGAAGCCGTTAAGGTATTTAAAGGTCTAGTCGACGGTTGGGATGCGAAGGAAGTTTCGTTCCCCGAATATAAATTGCCTGTACCAAATAAAAATGCAACCGTGTACTTTGTCGATGTACCCAATGCCAAACAGTCAGAAATCCGCATTGGCTACCTTGGCTTAGCTCGCACTGATCCTGATTTTTTCCCTGCCACAGTTATGAATATGAAACTGGGTGGCAATTTTAG
- a CDS encoding YHYH protein: MKLARSILFIFTFILFGCDEVEKNTNDGIDKMNGVKFDLTKVFKYFDTSVNVYVDGDDIVINADGVPGHKSPYFPQTENLSQNGYYYWVDSDNDGTNDMWSNGQSNFRQNPNYIAERNYTFRIPLNPKVSNQTSDTFMGPIGVTINGTPLFNQYEAGNTVLMPGEGIAQSLDGSAGHPAMRGDYHYHMIPDSVLNSTEDNFIGFAADGFPVYGPKNDDGKNVSDLDDSHGEFGPTPDFPDGIYHYHTTFTAPYIVGSFRGSIGFGWGGGPGN; the protein is encoded by the coding sequence ATGAAACTTGCACGTTCCATATTATTCATTTTTACATTCATTTTATTTGGCTGTGATGAGGTAGAGAAGAATACAAATGATGGAATTGATAAAATGAATGGGGTGAAATTTGATTTAACGAAAGTATTTAAATATTTTGACACTTCGGTAAATGTCTATGTTGATGGTGATGATATTGTAATTAATGCGGATGGTGTTCCTGGACATAAAAGTCCATATTTCCCGCAGACGGAAAATTTATCTCAAAATGGATATTACTATTGGGTGGACAGTGACAATGATGGCACTAACGATATGTGGTCAAATGGTCAATCGAACTTTCGACAGAATCCAAATTATATTGCTGAACGAAATTATACTTTTCGGATTCCTTTGAATCCAAAAGTGTCCAACCAAACATCAGATACTTTTATGGGGCCGATTGGTGTAACAATCAATGGAACGCCATTATTTAACCAGTATGAAGCTGGGAATACAGTCCTAATGCCAGGAGAAGGTATCGCACAAAGTTTAGATGGTAGCGCCGGCCACCCTGCAATGCGAGGGGATTATCATTATCATATGATTCCGGATTCTGTCCTGAATTCTACCGAGGATAATTTTATCGGTTTTGCTGCTGATGGATTTCCTGTATACGGTCCCAAAAATGATGATGGGAAAAATGTTTCCGATTTAGATGATAGCCATGGTGAATTTGGTCCAACGCCCGATTTCCCCGACGGTATCTACCACTATCATACCACATTCACTGCACCGTATATCGTGGGATCTTTTCGCGGTTCGATTGGTTTTGGATGGGGCGGAGGGCCTGGAAATTGA
- a CDS encoding toxin-antitoxin system YwqK family antitoxin: MRIFIFSIIFLMVGCESSTVTFDETFSINNGELYHNNSLFSGRLIKTEITGTWSKSFYKNGKREGLSIRHFADGNKKSHGKFRKGNQVGTHLGWWPNGQIRSEQYFNDGLLSGEVKEWFVNGQLAVLNHFSNGRQDGLQQGWRNDGDLRFKYTYINGKRYGFMGSSLCMSPYQ, encoded by the coding sequence TTGAGAATATTTATATTCTCTATAATATTTTTAATGGTAGGGTGTGAGTCATCAACCGTCACATTTGATGAAACTTTTTCAATAAATAATGGTGAACTATATCACAATAACTCCCTTTTTTCAGGTCGTCTTATTAAAACTGAAATAACAGGAACTTGGTCGAAATCCTTTTATAAGAATGGAAAAAGAGAAGGGTTGAGCATTCGTCATTTTGCCGATGGGAATAAAAAGTCTCATGGTAAGTTTCGAAAAGGAAATCAAGTTGGAACACATTTAGGGTGGTGGCCCAATGGACAAATTCGGTCAGAACAATATTTTAATGATGGTCTACTGAGTGGCGAGGTGAAAGAGTGGTTTGTAAATGGTCAACTGGCCGTACTGAATCATTTTTCTAATGGACGACAAGATGGACTTCAACAGGGTTGGCGGAATGACGGAGATTTACGTTTTAAGTATACCTACATTAATGGAAAACGTTATGGTTTTATGGGTTCATCTCTTTGCATGAGTCCTTACCAATAA
- a CDS encoding SCO family protein has product MKKVLIISAVGISVAFVFFLGNGSEPFRLPIYHPSDIDPDWVDKEFVDKTQVHRIPSFSFMDQNGNVITNEVFDGKIYVADFFFTTCPGICPTLTKHMGKVQKAFKDDQNVKIISHTVHPENDSTAVLKAYSEMHRINSNQWHLVTGKKSELYGIARQGYFSISKIEEKMKNAFIHTENFILVDQERRIRGIYNGTIAHEVNRLIEDIQLLKKEL; this is encoded by the coding sequence ATGAAAAAAGTCCTCATAATATCAGCAGTTGGAATTTCTGTAGCATTCGTATTTTTCTTGGGAAATGGTTCTGAACCATTTCGGTTACCCATTTACCACCCATCAGATATTGATCCCGATTGGGTGGATAAGGAATTTGTTGATAAAACTCAAGTTCATAGAATTCCAAGTTTTAGTTTTATGGATCAAAATGGTAATGTGATTACCAATGAAGTATTTGATGGTAAAATTTATGTAGCGGATTTTTTCTTTACCACTTGTCCGGGGATTTGCCCCACACTCACTAAACATATGGGTAAAGTTCAGAAAGCCTTTAAGGACGACCAAAATGTGAAGATCATTTCCCATACGGTACATCCTGAAAATGATTCAACTGCAGTCTTGAAAGCTTATAGTGAAATGCACAGAATAAATAGTAATCAATGGCATTTGGTTACAGGAAAAAAATCCGAATTGTATGGCATTGCTCGGCAGGGATATTTCAGTATTTCTAAAATTGAAGAAAAAATGAAAAATGCCTTTATTCATACAGAAAATTTCATTCTCGTAGATCAAGAACGTCGAATCCGAGGCATTTATAACGGCACAATCGCCCATGAGGTGAATCGTTTGATAGAGGATATTCAATTGCTTAAAAAGGAATTATAA
- a CDS encoding DUF819 family protein translates to MILPILIVAITVTFISKIQTVESPFLQRIFNWFPPILFAYVIPAIITHTFNLDMGSSAIHGFSKGIIIPLAILCVMSALLFKQLRIVGIKPIFLFVSGSFIIAVLPPILVMLYQIIDPVAAKQIITEELWRGLVPIVGSWIGGSTSQLVLKEVVNCSEELFVAILVLDNILVNIWTILMFQFIKRSDKINRWLNISAEKPQLSVMNLEKVKRRDTWITIGVVSLISFGFYVADLSFLLKVVILSFIGLGLGNLIQSWDHQIVLKLGGKLILIIMATLGLKLNFNAFDIPTSLIGISIVWIILHYVGMMIVAYYAKIHAAWIPIASMANLGGISTAPAVTAAYEKEWMPHAIVLAILSMVSGTAWGLFTIVLFEWII, encoded by the coding sequence ATGATTTTACCCATACTGATTGTCGCAATAACTGTTACCTTTATTTCAAAAATCCAAACTGTTGAGTCGCCTTTTTTACAGCGGATCTTTAATTGGTTCCCACCTATTTTATTCGCTTATGTGATTCCAGCAATTATAACCCATACATTCAATTTAGATATGGGTTCTTCAGCCATTCATGGTTTTAGCAAAGGAATTATTATTCCTTTGGCTATTCTCTGTGTCATGAGTGCATTGCTATTCAAGCAATTGCGAATTGTGGGAATTAAGCCAATTTTCCTTTTTGTTTCAGGATCATTCATCATTGCTGTTTTGCCGCCAATTTTGGTTATGCTTTATCAAATTATTGATCCGGTCGCGGCAAAACAAATTATTACAGAAGAATTATGGCGAGGCTTGGTTCCGATTGTGGGAAGTTGGATTGGGGGAAGCACTAGTCAATTGGTACTTAAAGAAGTTGTGAATTGCTCAGAAGAATTATTCGTGGCTATACTAGTTCTTGACAATATTTTAGTAAATATTTGGACTATTCTTATGTTTCAATTCATTAAACGAAGTGATAAGATTAATCGATGGCTTAATATTTCTGCTGAAAAGCCACAATTGTCAGTGATGAATTTGGAAAAAGTTAAAAGACGTGATACATGGATCACCATCGGGGTGGTGTCTCTCATATCTTTTGGATTTTACGTGGCAGATTTATCCTTTTTGTTGAAGGTGGTTATTTTATCATTTATAGGGTTGGGATTGGGAAATTTGATTCAGTCATGGGATCATCAAATTGTTCTTAAGTTGGGGGGGAAGTTAATTTTGATCATTATGGCAACATTGGGATTAAAGCTCAATTTCAATGCATTTGATATTCCAACATCTTTGATAGGCATTAGCATTGTTTGGATTATCCTTCATTATGTGGGTATGATGATAGTTGCCTATTACGCCAAGATACATGCCGCTTGGATCCCCATAGCTAGTATGGCAAACCTAGGAGGAATTTCAACAGCACCGGCTGTAACGGCTGCATATGAAAAGGAATGGATGCCCCATGCCATAGTTCTAGCAATTTTGAGCATGGTTAGCGGTACGGCTTGGGGATTATTCACAATCGTTTTATTTGAGTGGATTATATAA